Proteins encoded together in one Pseudomonas sp. TCU-HL1 window:
- a CDS encoding Ada metal-binding domain-containing protein, with the protein MKSWTLLGADGRPYSSPVPGTLGGHRKTRLYGRLDCPSALRAIARGGYVKDRVFFLDEATARAAGYRPCARCMGASYRAWKAHRK; encoded by the coding sequence GTGAAAAGCTGGACCCTGCTGGGAGCGGACGGCAGGCCCTACTCCAGCCCCGTTCCCGGCACGCTGGGCGGGCACCGCAAGACGCGCCTCTACGGCCGCCTCGATTGCCCCAGCGCCCTGCGCGCCATTGCACGGGGCGGGTATGTGAAGGACCGGGTGTTCTTTCTCGATGAAGCCACCGCACGGGCTGCGGGATATCGGCCTTGTGCAAGGTGCATGGGGGCTTCCTACCGAGCATGGAAGGCTCATCGCAAATGA
- a CDS encoding Gfo/Idh/MocA family protein, producing the protein MSSLRIAIAGAGLIGQRHLELIQANPACELVGLVDPSPAAEAAAQRAGVPRYPSLEALFEAGRPDGIILATPNPLHVAQALICLQAGVPALIEKPVAHSLEEGERLLLASQGSKVPLLVGHHRAHSPILERARAIIGEGRLGSLVAVMGSALFYKPDDYFDAAPWRRQAGGGPVLINLIHEIGNLRSLCGEIVAVQALASSATRGFPVEDTVSISLRFASGALGSFLLSDTAASARSWEQTSRENRDYPSYDNEDCYLIAGTGGSLAVPTLRLKCYDRPEDRSWWKPFTCAVAELERQDPLARQLEHFCQVIRGEAEPLVSVRDGLQNLRVVEAIAQAAREGGTVVVTQ; encoded by the coding sequence ATGAGCAGCCTTCGCATCGCCATTGCCGGCGCCGGCCTGATCGGCCAGCGCCACCTTGAACTCATCCAGGCCAACCCTGCCTGCGAACTCGTCGGCCTGGTGGACCCATCCCCCGCCGCCGAAGCCGCTGCCCAACGGGCGGGTGTGCCGCGGTACCCCTCGCTGGAAGCGCTGTTCGAGGCCGGGCGACCGGACGGCATCATCCTTGCCACGCCCAACCCGTTGCATGTGGCGCAGGCGTTGATCTGTCTGCAGGCCGGCGTGCCCGCACTGATCGAAAAGCCGGTGGCACACAGCCTGGAGGAGGGCGAGCGGCTACTGCTCGCCAGCCAAGGCTCGAAGGTACCGCTGCTGGTGGGCCATCACCGCGCCCATAGCCCGATCCTCGAACGTGCGCGGGCGATCATTGGCGAGGGGCGCCTGGGAAGCCTGGTGGCGGTAATGGGCAGCGCGCTGTTCTACAAGCCGGACGACTACTTCGACGCCGCGCCCTGGCGTCGGCAAGCCGGCGGTGGGCCGGTGCTGATCAACCTGATTCACGAGATCGGCAATCTGCGTTCGCTGTGCGGCGAGATCGTCGCCGTGCAGGCCCTGGCCTCCAGCGCTACCCGAGGCTTTCCGGTGGAAGACACGGTGTCCATCAGCCTGCGTTTTGCCAGTGGCGCCCTGGGCAGCTTCTTGCTCTCCGACACCGCCGCTTCGGCGCGCAGTTGGGAGCAGACCTCACGGGAAAACCGCGACTATCCCAGCTACGACAATGAAGACTGCTACCTGATCGCCGGCACCGGTGGCTCCCTGGCCGTCCCCACCCTGCGCCTGAAGTGCTACGACCGGCCGGAAGACCGCTCCTGGTGGAAACCCTTCACCTGCGCGGTGGCCGAGCTGGAGCGGCAAGACCCGCTGGCGCGGCAGCTGGAGCATTTCTGCCAGGTCATCCGTGGTGAAGCCGAGCCCCTGGTGAGCGTGCGCGACGGCTTGCAGAACCTGAGGGTGGTCGAAGCCATCGCCCAGGCAGCGCGGGAAGGTGGAACAGTGGTGGTTACGCAGTAG
- a CDS encoding LysR family transcriptional regulator has protein sequence MKNQNALLANNDPFLRDLLLFCTVARRSSFVAGATELGISPAHVSKRIAMLEESLGVKLFNRTTRRVNITADGEAAFAWAQKILEDVEGMVEALSGLKGEPRGVLRIATSLRLGRDYVSPVLSLLRQRHPGLEVWLELLDRRVDLIGENFDIDLRVGEVHEPHLIAHKIAASYRMLCAAPAYLARRGQPRTLAELAQHECLLFRERELGFGVWRLSGPNGEETVKVTGPMASNHSDVVRQWAHEGHGVIMASVWDAAPSIRAGKLVRVLPAYQQSADVWAVTAARASGSTKVKLCIDFLKEQLAHGPHALDIRL, from the coding sequence ATGAAAAATCAGAATGCGCTTTTAGCGAACAATGATCCCTTCCTCCGTGACCTGTTGCTGTTCTGCACCGTGGCCCGGCGCTCCAGTTTCGTGGCCGGCGCGACGGAACTGGGCATCTCCCCCGCCCATGTCAGCAAGCGCATCGCGATGCTGGAGGAGTCCCTCGGGGTCAAGCTGTTCAACCGCACCACGCGGCGGGTGAACATCACCGCCGACGGCGAGGCCGCCTTCGCCTGGGCACAGAAGATCCTCGAAGACGTGGAAGGCATGGTGGAGGCCCTGTCCGGCCTGAAGGGCGAGCCGCGCGGGGTGCTGCGCATCGCCACCAGCCTGCGCCTGGGAAGGGACTACGTGTCGCCGGTGCTGTCCCTGTTGCGCCAGCGGCATCCGGGGCTGGAAGTCTGGCTGGAGCTGCTGGACCGGCGGGTGGACCTGATCGGCGAGAACTTCGACATTGACCTGCGCGTGGGCGAAGTGCACGAGCCGCACCTGATCGCCCACAAGATCGCCGCAAGCTACCGCATGCTCTGCGCCGCGCCGGCCTACCTGGCGCGACGCGGCCAGCCGCGCACCCTGGCCGAACTGGCGCAGCATGAGTGCCTGCTGTTCCGCGAACGCGAGCTGGGCTTTGGCGTCTGGCGCCTGTCCGGCCCCAACGGCGAGGAAACCGTGAAGGTCACCGGCCCCATGGCCTCCAACCACAGCGACGTGGTGCGCCAATGGGCGCACGAGGGGCACGGGGTGATCATGGCCTCGGTCTGGGACGCCGCCCCGAGCATTCGCGCCGGCAAGCTGGTGCGGGTGCTGCCGGCCTACCAGCAGAGTGCCGATGTCTGGGCGGTGACCGCCGCGCGCGCCTCGGGCTCGACCAAGGTGAAGCTGTGCATCGACTTCCTCAAGGAACAGCTCGCCCACGGGCCCCACGCCCTGGATATCCGCCTCTGA
- a CDS encoding lipopolysaccharide kinase InaA family protein → MNTQWFRHDNAASEGSFDKWWDTYGEWFDSQDQLLSGESGIQRLHAPDGQVLYSKRQINHFHRDLVHPFGEPTILHEMKALQALAQLGIRVPKVVFSAARKTETEWQALLITESLDGFISLEEWYARPASADLRQQMIQQLANTIGRMHRAGWEHGRLYPKNIFVKVTGEREQKAEIALLGLAKSCHRLTAYSASKHDYEQFKEHRKPMPDEDWKAFAAAYRDVMESDYVR, encoded by the coding sequence GTGAACACCCAGTGGTTCAGGCACGACAACGCCGCCTCGGAAGGCAGCTTCGACAAGTGGTGGGATACCTACGGCGAATGGTTCGACTCCCAGGACCAGTTGCTGAGCGGCGAAAGCGGCATCCAGCGGCTACATGCGCCGGATGGCCAGGTGCTCTACAGCAAGCGCCAGATCAACCATTTCCACCGCGATCTGGTCCATCCCTTTGGTGAGCCCACCATCCTCCATGAGATGAAGGCCCTGCAGGCTCTTGCGCAATTGGGCATACGCGTGCCCAAGGTGGTATTCAGCGCGGCGCGCAAGACCGAGACCGAATGGCAGGCGCTGCTCATCACTGAAAGCCTGGACGGCTTCATCAGCCTCGAGGAGTGGTATGCCCGGCCGGCGTCGGCCGATCTGCGCCAGCAGATGATCCAGCAACTGGCCAACACCATCGGGCGCATGCACCGCGCCGGCTGGGAGCATGGCCGGCTCTACCCGAAGAACATCTTCGTCAAGGTCACGGGGGAGCGGGAGCAGAAGGCGGAGATTGCCCTGCTGGGTCTGGCCAAGAGCTGCCACCGCCTGACTGCCTACAGCGCGTCAAAGCATGACTACGAGCAGTTCAAGGAGCACCGCAAGCCCATGCCGGATGAGGACTGGAAGGCCTTCGCCGCGGCCTATCGGGACGTGATGGAGAGTGATTACGTGCGCTAG
- a CDS encoding cupin domain-containing protein — MSDFITVLRETCPTPVLDATKWKRIGGDPHTVNLNAYLSKDGSKIMGTWICTPGKFEVNYEKWEYCHFLDGYCIITPEGEEPKHLKAGDVFVIEPGMKGTWEVVETVRKYFVFA, encoded by the coding sequence ATGTCCGACTTCATCACCGTTCTGCGCGAAACCTGCCCCACTCCGGTTCTGGATGCCACCAAGTGGAAGCGCATCGGCGGCGATCCGCACACCGTGAACCTCAACGCCTACCTCTCCAAGGACGGCAGCAAGATCATGGGCACCTGGATCTGCACCCCCGGCAAGTTCGAGGTGAACTACGAAAAGTGGGAGTACTGCCACTTCCTCGACGGCTACTGCATCATCACCCCCGAAGGTGAAGAGCCGAAGCACCTGAAGGCCGGCGACGTGTTCGTGATCGAGCCCGGCATGAAAGGCACCTGGGAAGTGGTGGAGACGGTGCGCAAGTACTTCGTGTTCGCCTGA
- a CDS encoding SDR family NAD(P)-dependent oxidoreductase encodes MSEQKHQGVALITGASTGIGATYARRLAERGHDLLLVARDQGRLEALAATLRETAGVKVEVLKADLTDKADLTRVAQRLRSDAAISVLVNNAGVAVSGSLLDTDLDRFDAMIQLNVVAVTHLAAAAAANFVAQGRGTLINIASVLALAPEMFNGTYSGTKAFVLNLSQSLNAEVKDKGVRVQVVLPGATRTEIWERSGTGIENIPQEILMDVGEMVDAALAGLDQGELVSIPSLPDKDDWERFTAARFHMAPNLSRSSAADRYKA; translated from the coding sequence ATGAGCGAACAGAAGCACCAAGGCGTTGCCCTGATCACTGGCGCGTCCACTGGCATCGGCGCCACCTATGCCAGGCGCCTGGCCGAACGGGGCCATGACCTGCTGCTGGTCGCCCGTGACCAGGGGCGCCTGGAAGCGCTGGCCGCCACGCTGCGCGAAACCGCCGGTGTGAAGGTGGAAGTGCTGAAGGCCGACCTGACCGACAAGGCCGACCTGACCCGCGTGGCCCAGCGCCTGCGCAGCGATGCCGCCATCAGCGTGCTGGTGAACAACGCCGGCGTGGCCGTCAGCGGCAGCCTGCTGGACACTGATCTGGACCGCTTCGATGCCATGATCCAGCTCAACGTAGTGGCCGTGACGCACCTGGCCGCCGCCGCTGCCGCCAACTTCGTCGCCCAGGGGCGCGGCACCCTCATCAACATCGCCTCGGTGCTGGCGCTGGCGCCGGAAATGTTCAACGGCACCTACAGCGGTACCAAGGCGTTCGTGCTCAACCTCAGCCAGTCGCTGAATGCCGAAGTGAAAGACAAGGGCGTGCGCGTGCAAGTGGTGCTGCCGGGTGCGACCCGTACCGAAATCTGGGAACGCTCGGGCACCGGGATCGAGAACATCCCCCAGGAAATCCTGATGGACGTGGGCGAGATGGTCGACGCCGCGCTGGCCGGCCTGGACCAGGGCGAGCTGGTGAGCATCCCCTCGCTGCCGGACAAGGACGATTGGGAGCGCTTTACCGCCGCCCGATTCCATATGGCGCCGAACCTGTCGCGTTCGTCAGCAGCGGATCGTTACAAGGCCTGA
- a CDS encoding class II histone deacetylase produces the protein MTRRTGFFFDERCFWHAAGLHSLVLPVGGWLQPPSGSGHAESPETKRRLKSLMDVSGLSDRLVLSSAPMAAESDLLRVHPTHYLERFKAMSDAGHGELGEEAAVGPGTYEIARQSAGLAIAAVDAVLRGELDNAYALSRPPGHHCLADRGMGFCYLANIAIAVETAKARHGVGRVAVLDWDVHHGNGTQSIFYGRDDVLTLSIHQDNCFPVGQGAVEERGTGAGLGCNLNLPLFPGSGDDAYRYAMERVIVPALERFEPELIVVACGFDANGVDPLARMLLHSESFRSMTAMLREAADRLCGGRLVLVHEGGYAEAYVPFCGHAVIEELAGVRTAVEDPFLPMLEGQQPNAEFVAFQRQAIDRMAAALLG, from the coding sequence ATGACCCGTCGTACCGGATTCTTTTTCGACGAGCGCTGTTTCTGGCACGCCGCAGGGCTGCATAGCCTGGTGCTGCCGGTGGGGGGCTGGCTGCAGCCGCCAAGCGGCTCCGGCCATGCCGAATCGCCGGAAACCAAACGCCGGCTGAAGAGCCTGATGGACGTGTCCGGACTGAGTGATCGCCTGGTGCTGTCCAGCGCGCCGATGGCCGCCGAGAGCGACCTGCTGCGGGTCCATCCGACCCATTACCTGGAACGCTTCAAGGCCATGAGCGATGCCGGTCACGGTGAGCTGGGCGAGGAGGCCGCCGTCGGGCCGGGCACCTATGAAATCGCCCGGCAGTCGGCGGGGCTGGCCATTGCCGCCGTGGATGCCGTACTGCGTGGCGAGCTGGACAACGCCTATGCCCTGTCGCGCCCGCCGGGCCACCACTGCCTGGCGGATCGCGGCATGGGGTTCTGCTACCTGGCGAACATTGCAATCGCCGTAGAAACCGCCAAGGCCCGCCACGGTGTCGGTCGGGTCGCGGTGCTGGACTGGGACGTACACCACGGCAACGGCACCCAATCGATCTTCTACGGCCGCGACGATGTGCTGACCCTGTCGATCCACCAGGACAACTGCTTCCCTGTCGGTCAGGGCGCAGTGGAGGAGCGGGGCACAGGCGCCGGGCTTGGCTGCAACCTCAACCTGCCATTGTTCCCCGGCAGCGGCGACGATGCCTACCGCTATGCCATGGAGCGGGTCATCGTGCCGGCGCTGGAACGTTTCGAACCGGAGTTGATAGTGGTCGCCTGCGGCTTCGACGCCAATGGCGTGGACCCGCTGGCGCGGATGCTGTTGCACAGTGAATCCTTCCGTTCCATGACGGCCATGCTGCGGGAAGCGGCCGACCGGCTCTGTGGCGGGCGGCTGGTGCTGGTTCACGAAGGGGGCTATGCGGAGGCCTACGTGCCGTTCTGCGGCCATGCGGTAATCGAAGAGTTGGCCGGCGTGCGGACTGCAGTGGAGGACCCCTTCCTGCCGATGCTGGAAGGGCAGCAGCCTAACGCAGAGTTCGTTGCCTTCCAGCGGCAGGCGATCGATCGGATGGCGGCAGCACTGCTGGGTTGA
- a CDS encoding purine-cytosine permease family protein yields the protein MHNNDNPQAPALELSTIQPIAAEERHGRPRDLFTIWFGCNLILLTVITGALAVTVFKLPFVSALAALVLGNLVGGVFMALHSAQGPQLGVPQMVQTRGQFGSFGSLLVVGLVVVMYLGFFASNLVLGGQSLHGRFPAIDTHFGILLVGAISLVAASVGYRLIHVYTRVMTYLSGAVLLLAFFWLVFVHGLPADFLERNETTLAGFLGTLSVAALWQLAYAPYVSDYSRYLPEATGSRSAFWSSYWGCCLGSLLPMLLGVMVALSIDGDDVVGGLIAATGGLSGLLVAVLSIGIAATNAMNLYCGALSTITVGQTLVPSWSARAGARILISLILFGGSLALALLGQDDFLANYTNFILLLLYVLVPWSAINLVDYYLVAHGRYDLPSFFRRDGGLYGRCNWTAVNCYVLGILVQIPFMSTALYTGPVARAMDGADISWIVGLGVISPVYYLACRLGGRTRALAQSAQGGA from the coding sequence ACGATCCAGCCGATCGCCGCCGAGGAGCGCCATGGGCGACCTCGGGATCTGTTTACCATCTGGTTCGGCTGCAACCTGATCCTGTTGACCGTAATTACCGGCGCCCTGGCGGTGACCGTGTTCAAGCTGCCCTTCGTTTCCGCACTGGCGGCCTTGGTGCTGGGCAACCTGGTGGGAGGCGTGTTCATGGCCCTGCACTCGGCCCAGGGGCCGCAGCTGGGCGTCCCGCAGATGGTACAGACCCGCGGGCAGTTCGGTTCCTTCGGCTCGTTGCTGGTCGTGGGCCTGGTGGTAGTGATGTACCTCGGCTTCTTCGCCTCCAATCTGGTACTGGGTGGCCAGTCCCTGCACGGTCGGTTCCCTGCGATCGACACCCACTTCGGCATCCTGCTGGTCGGGGCCATCAGCCTGGTGGCGGCCTCGGTCGGCTACCGCCTTATCCATGTCTATACCCGTGTGATGACTTATCTTTCGGGCGCGGTATTGCTGCTCGCCTTCTTCTGGCTGGTGTTCGTCCACGGGCTGCCAGCGGACTTCCTCGAGCGCAACGAAACCACCCTGGCCGGCTTCCTCGGCACCTTGTCGGTAGCCGCGCTCTGGCAACTGGCCTACGCGCCCTATGTCTCCGACTACTCCCGTTACCTGCCGGAGGCCACCGGATCCCGCAGTGCGTTCTGGTCCAGCTACTGGGGCTGCTGCCTGGGATCGCTGCTGCCCATGCTGCTCGGGGTCATGGTGGCCCTCAGCATCGATGGCGATGACGTGGTGGGCGGCCTGATCGCCGCAACCGGCGGCCTCAGTGGCCTGTTGGTGGCGGTGCTTTCCATCGGCATTGCCGCCACCAACGCCATGAACCTGTACTGCGGCGCCCTGTCCACCATCACCGTGGGACAGACCCTGGTGCCGTCGTGGTCGGCCCGTGCCGGTGCACGCATCCTAATCTCGCTGATCCTCTTTGGCGGCTCGCTCGCCCTGGCACTGCTCGGCCAGGACGACTTCCTGGCCAACTACACCAATTTCATTCTCCTGCTGTTGTACGTGCTGGTGCCCTGGAGCGCGATCAACCTGGTGGACTACTACCTGGTGGCCCATGGTCGCTACGACCTGCCGTCGTTCTTCCGTCGCGATGGTGGCCTCTACGGTCGCTGCAACTGGACGGCGGTCAACTGCTACGTGCTGGGCATCCTGGTGCAGATCCCCTTCATGTCCACCGCCCTCTATACCGGCCCGGTGGCGCGCGCCATGGACGGTGCCGATATTTCCTGGATCGTTGGCCTGGGTGTGATCTCGCCGGTTTACTACCTGGCCTGCCGCCTCGGCGGCCGGACCCGTGCCCTGGCCCAGAGCGCTCAAGGAGGTGCCTGA